In the Planctomycetota bacterium genome, GCGGACCGCCGCGGCTCGCCGAGTTCGACGAGCGGCAGCCGGCCAACTGGGCAGCGAAGCGGGTGATCGCCGCCGCCGCCGCGGGGATGATCGCCGACGGCGAGACGGTGCTTCTCGACGGGGGCACGACCACCTACGAGGTCGCCCGGCTGCTCGTCGGCCGGTCGCTCCAGGTCGTCACCAACAGTCTTCCGGTCGCCAACCTGTTCGCCGCCCAGGCGCGGACCGACCTCGTGCTCCTCGGGGGCTACGTGTCGCCGCGGACAGGCGTCTGCCTCGGGCCCTACGCCAACGAGCTCCTCGGCCGGCTCCACGTGACGACGACGGTCCTGTCCGCCGCCGGGATCACGGCCGAGGGGTTGTTCAATGCCCATCTGCTCCTCGCCGAGACCGAGCAGGCGATGCTCCGCGCCGCCGGCCGCGTGATCGTCGTCGCCGACAGTTCGAAATTCGGGCGGAAGAGCCTGACGTTCGTGTCGGGCCTCGATGCCGTCGATGTCGTCGTCAGCGACAGCGGCCTCGACGGGGCGTGGCGCGGGATCGTCGCCGCAGCCGGTTCGGAACTGCAACTGGCCTCCCTGCCCGCGGCGGAATCAGCCGCTGCCGTCGAGATGCCCGCCATGCCGCTCGAGCCGGCCGGCCCGCGCGCTGCGGTGCGGAAGCGGGCTGCCGTCGGCAAGCGCCGTGGAGGCCGGTCATGATCGCCGCCGCTCCCCTGGCCGGGCTTCCCGCCGGCCTCGACCGGACCGCCGTCGAGCGCGTGGTGCGCGAGATCGTCCTTCGCTCGAGCGGCGTTGTGCCCTCGCAGGCGGCCGCGACGCGGGCCGGTGCCGCACCGAAGCTCGTCGTCAGTATTTCGGCCCGCCACTGCCATCTCACCGACGACCACGTCGAGAAGCTGTTCGGGCCGGGGCGGACGCTGACGCCGATGAAGCCGCTCTACCAAGACGGCTTTTATGCCGCCGAGGAGACGGTGATGCTCGTCGGGCCGAAGCGAAAGATGCTCCCCACGGTGCGCGTCCTCGGGCCGACCCGCAAGGCATCGCAGGTCGAGTTGGCGTTCACCGACGGCATCTCGCTCGGGATCGATCTCCCGGTGCGGGCCAGCGGCAAGATCACCGGCACTCCCGGGTGCATCCTCGTCGGGCCGGCCGGCGCCGTCGAGCTCACCGAGGGCGTGATCCGCGCCGAGCGCCATGTCCACATGAGCTTCCCCGACGCCGAGCATTTCGGTGTCCGCGACGGCGACCGGATGAGCCTCGTGATCCGGTCGGGATGTGGGATCGTGTTTCGCGACCTGCTCGTCCGGGCCGACGCGACGAGCAAACTCGAGGTCCACATCGACACCGACGAGGGCAACGCCGCCGATCTCGACCACGCCGACAGCGTGGAACTGGTGAGGCAGGCATGAGCCGGAAGCGCGCCGCGGGTAGGCAGCGGACCACGGCGGGAAGGCCGAAGACGAACACGACCGTCCAGCCGGTGCGAGCCGGCGCGGTCGGCGGGGAGGTCCCCGCGGCGAGTGACATGGTCTCCACGACAGGAGCACGGCGGCAGATGGCCAAGAACGTCGAAGCCCTCGGCATGATCGAGGTGAAGGGGTTCGTCACCCTGGTCGAGGCGGTGGACGCGATGATGAAGGCGGCGAACGTCACCTTCATCGGGTGGGACAAGATCGGCAGCGGGCTGGTGACGGCGTTCGTCTCCGGCGACGTGGCCGCGGTGAAGGCGGCGACCGACGCGGGTGCGGCGGCCGGGGGCCGGATCGGCGACGTGGTGGGGGTGCAGGTCATCGCCCGCCCGCACGAAGACCTCGAGATCGTCCTCCCGTCGAAGAGCTGAGCGGCTTCCCGCCCAGACTCGATCGTTTTCAGTCACTTCTGATCGGTTTCATTCATCCTCTTTGATCCATTTCCCAGGGGTTTTCCATGAACACGGCGATCGGACTGCTCGAAACCAAGGGACTCGTCGGCCTCGTCGAGGCCACCGACGCGATGGCCAAGGCGGCCAACGTGAAGATCCTCAAGCGGATCAGCATCGGCAACGCTTTCGTGGCCACGATCGTCCAGGGGGACGTGGGCAGCGTCCGCGCGGCGGTCGAGGCGGGAGCCAATGCGGCCCAGCAGGTCGGGGAGCTCGTGGCCAGCCACGTCATCCCGCGTCCGGCCGAGAGCCTGACGGCGGCGTTCTTCAGCTGACGGCGATGTGTCGGAGCCGGTCGCCCGCGGAGTCGCGGCGGCCGGCACGGCGAATGGTCGTGATCCCGCCCGGCATCTGCCGGCGCGGTCGTCCTCGGCGTTTTCCTCCATGAAGATCCTCGTCGCCAACCTCGGCTCCACGAGCTTCAAGTACCGGCTCTTCGAGCTGCCCGACAGCGCCGCGCATGGAGCGCACGGCGCCGAGGTCGAGCTTGCGCGCGGTGGGGTGGAGCGGATCGGCGCCGAGGAAAGCCGGGTCTACGCCACGGCGACCGTGCCCGGCCGCGAGCCGGTGAAACTCGAGGCGGTCCAACGGGTGCCCGACCACGGCGTGGCCCTCGAGGCGGCGCTGGCCCAACTCACCACACCGGGCGGGGCGCTCGAGAGCGTCGGCGATGTGGCCGCGGTGGGGTTCAAGGCGGTCCATGGCGGCCGCTACTCGGGCGTCGTGCGCGTCGACGACGACGTGCTGGCGGCGATGGAGGAGATGGCGGAGGTCGCCCCGGCCCACAATCCGCCCTACGTGAAGGCGATGCGCACCGTCCGCCAGCGGCTCGGCGGCGTGCCGCTCGTGGCGGCGTTCGAGACGGCGTTTCACACCACGATCCCGCCGCGCAACGGGCTGTACGCCGTGCCCACCTCGTGGGTCGAGGAGCACCACGTCAGGCGCTACGGGTTCCACGGGGCGAGCCACCGCTACGTCGCCACTCGACTGCTCGACCTGGTGCCCACGCGCCCGTTGCGTGCGATCTCCTGCCATCTCGGCGGGTCGAGCAGCGTGTGCTGGCTCCACGACGGGCGGAGCGTCGGCACGTCGATGGGGATGAGCCCGCAGTCGGGGCTCCCGCAAAACAACCGCGCCGGCGACCTCGATCCGTTCGCGATTCTGCACGTCGCCCGGCGCACGGGCCGCGACTTCGGCGACTTGCTCGCCGAACTGTCGGGCCGTGCCGGCCTGGCCGGGATGTCGGGCACCAGCGGCGACATGCGCGACCTCGAGGAGGCGGCCGCGGCGGGGAATGACCGGGCGCGGACTGCGATCGAGGTCTATGTCGCCAGCATCCGCCACTGGCTCGGTGCGGGACTGGTCGAGCTCGGCGGGCTCGACTGCATCGCCTTCGCCGGCGGGATCGGCGAGAACGCGCCGGCGATCCGCGCCGCGGTGCTCGCCGGCCTGGCCGACCTCGGGATCGCGATCGACCCAGAGGCCAATACCGCGCCCGCCAGCGGCGAGCGCCCGATCCACCAGCCGCGATCGCGCGTCGCGGTGTGGGTGATTCCGACCAACGAAGAGCTGGTGGTCGCCCGCCAGACCCGCGAGTGCCTCGCCGAGGGAGGTGGCTGATGTTCGTCGCGATGGTGACCGGCTCGGTCGTGGCCACGCAGAAGACCGAGTCGATGACCGGCCACAAATTGCTGGTCGTCGAACCCTACCGGCTCGACGAGAAGACGCGCGATCGGCTCGTCACCACGGGCCGCACGTTCATCGCCGTCGACACGCTCGGGGCCGGCGAAGGGCAGTTCGTCCTCGTCACGCAAGGATCGAGCGCCCGGCTGACGCCCGAAACCAAATCGCTGCCGATCGACGCCGTCGTCATCGGCCTGATCGACTCCGTCCGGATCGGCGGCAAGCCGGTGTTCGACCGCTGAGCCTTCGCCACCCTCCACCGCCCGTCGAGAACCATATCCCATGGCGACCGCCACTCCCTCCTGCCCCGACATCGCCGCGATCGTCCGCCAGGTGATCGCCGAGTTGCGCACCGGCGCGCCGCCGGCCCCCGCGGCAATCCCCGCCGGGCCGGTCGCCGCGCCGTCGTTCGCCGGTCGCCACGGCATCTTCGCCAGCGTCGACGAGGCCGTTCGCGCCGCCGGCGAGGCCTTCCGGCAGCTGGAGCGCGCCGGCATCGCCGGGCGGAAGCGGGCCATCGAGCACATCCGCCGGATCTCGATCGACGACTCGGTGGAACTGGGCACGATGGAGTTTCACGAGACGCGGATCGGCCGGCTCGACCACAAGATCGAAAAGCTCCGCGTGCTCGGCGAGCGCTCGCCCGGGGTCGAATTCGTCACCAGCGACGTGTTCAGCGGCGACCACGGCCTGGCGGTGGTCGAGCATGCCCCGTTCG is a window encoding:
- a CDS encoding DeoR/GlpR transcriptional regulator produces the protein MSTQLRRTRLIDFIRIRGFAALDELVGELGVSESTVRRDLDALEEEGLARRTHGGVLAAGGPPRLAEFDERQPANWAAKRVIAAAAAGMIADGETVLLDGGTTTYEVARLLVGRSLQVVTNSLPVANLFAAQARTDLVLLGGYVSPRTGVCLGPYANELLGRLHVTTTVLSAAGITAEGLFNAHLLLAETEQAMLRAAGRVIVVADSSKFGRKSLTFVSGLDAVDVVVSDSGLDGAWRGIVAAAGSELQLASLPAAESAAAVEMPAMPLEPAGPRAAVRKRAAVGKRRGGRS
- a CDS encoding phosphate propanoyltransferase — protein: MIAAAPLAGLPAGLDRTAVERVVREIVLRSSGVVPSQAAATRAGAAPKLVVSISARHCHLTDDHVEKLFGPGRTLTPMKPLYQDGFYAAEETVMLVGPKRKMLPTVRVLGPTRKASQVELAFTDGISLGIDLPVRASGKITGTPGCILVGPAGAVELTEGVIRAERHVHMSFPDAEHFGVRDGDRMSLVIRSGCGIVFRDLLVRADATSKLEVHIDTDEGNAADLDHADSVELVRQA
- a CDS encoding BMC domain-containing protein, whose amino-acid sequence is MAKNVEALGMIEVKGFVTLVEAVDAMMKAANVTFIGWDKIGSGLVTAFVSGDVAAVKAATDAGAAAGGRIGDVVGVQVIARPHEDLEIVLPSKS
- a CDS encoding BMC domain-containing protein, which produces MNTAIGLLETKGLVGLVEATDAMAKAANVKILKRISIGNAFVATIVQGDVGSVRAAVEAGANAAQQVGELVASHVIPRPAESLTAAFFS
- a CDS encoding acetate/propionate family kinase — protein: MKILVANLGSTSFKYRLFELPDSAAHGAHGAEVELARGGVERIGAEESRVYATATVPGREPVKLEAVQRVPDHGVALEAALAQLTTPGGALESVGDVAAVGFKAVHGGRYSGVVRVDDDVLAAMEEMAEVAPAHNPPYVKAMRTVRQRLGGVPLVAAFETAFHTTIPPRNGLYAVPTSWVEEHHVRRYGFHGASHRYVATRLLDLVPTRPLRAISCHLGGSSSVCWLHDGRSVGTSMGMSPQSGLPQNNRAGDLDPFAILHVARRTGRDFGDLLAELSGRAGLAGMSGTSGDMRDLEEAAAAGNDRARTAIEVYVASIRHWLGAGLVELGGLDCIAFAGGIGENAPAIRAAVLAGLADLGIAIDPEANTAPASGERPIHQPRSRVAVWVIPTNEELVVARQTRECLAEGGG
- a CDS encoding ethanolamine utilization protein EutN; the protein is MFVAMVTGSVVATQKTESMTGHKLLVVEPYRLDEKTRDRLVTTGRTFIAVDTLGAGEGQFVLVTQGSSARLTPETKSLPIDAVVIGLIDSVRIGGKPVFDR